Genomic segment of Rhodoflexus caldus:
CCCTTCTGCTATCCACTTTTGCGTGGTGGTAGGGCAAATTTCTTTTGCTTTTTCTATGGTTTCCATTGTGTTTTTATTTTAAAAGTTCAACAATTTCATTCACTTGTGCTACTTTTCCTTTGATTTTGATTTGTTCATCAATCACCAAAACAGGTGTAGAAAGCACGTTGTAAGCCATAATTTCCTGAATATCCTCTACCTTGATGATATTCGCTTCAATGCCTAATTGTGAAACGGCTTCTCTCACATTGGCTTCGGTTTGCTTGCATTTGGGGCAACCCGTTCCCAAGATTTTGATGGTTTTCATATCCAAAACGAATTTAAGTTGAATTTAGTATTTCGCAAAAATACGAAATATATTTGAAATACAAAAACTATTGAAGTTTTTTTGCATTTTGGGGTAATTACTATTTATCCTGCTTGGTAAATTTGAATGTCTGCTCTTTTAGAATGGCATACAACGGAAAAATGTTTGCGAAGGGCGGGATTAAATAGCACTCCCTTGCCCTACGCACAAAGTTTATAGAAAGCACAAAAGCCTAAATTACATACATTAGCCCGCCTTTTCGCAAACATAATGTTAGGCAAAGTACACATTATTACGTATGCTGTCAGTTAATGGTTAAATCATAAAATTGTTTACCAAAATCTAAACGTATTTTTCCTACTTCCTTGGCGGTAATTGGTCTTAGTTGATTGATAATTTGGTAAGATTCGGTTTCATCATATCCTAAGAATCTTAACAAACCATTCGTTATCATTCCTGTCCTGTGTAGCCCTGCCGAACAGTGAAGGTATATTTTTTCCTGATTTTCTAATAATGCCTTCACGATTTTAAATTTATAAATTATTTCAGGTATCAGTATTTCATTGGGAATATCACCATTTGGTAAAGGCAACCATAGCCATTTAATACCTAATTCTTCACAATTTTTTTGTATTTGTAAAGCACCTTCTCTTTCACTTAGAATTGTGAAAATTGTTGTTGTTCCTTCATGAAATAACTGCTTAAAACTTAGTTTTTTCCCTCCCGGTTTGTGCCCTATTTTTAAAAATCCTTTACTAATCGCCACCCATTGACTTTGCTTGTTAGGGCTACTATATCGTTCCTGTTTTTTTATGATGAGGCTATTTTTATCTTGTAATGACTTTTTAATTCTTAAGAGTTGTCCTCTAAAAGAACCATATATTTTTCCATTTTCTTTGTTTTCCTTTATCAAATCATCTACCTGTTGAATGAATAAGTTTAATTCATTTATATCAATTTCATTCAGTTTTTCAACTCTGTTTATGTAATCTGTAATATTTTTTAAGATAATCATTTTTCATTATTTTATATTTTGCCTAACGGTTGGCGGCTTGCCGCAGGCGGGGCTTTTCAGCACAACTTTTCATTTGGAAAACCGCACTTCAATTATACGAAAAAACTGTCAACCGAAGCACTGCACCCCCGCTTGCGGCAAACCGCTGTTAGCAGCTGGGCTTCCTGTCCTTCGTCTGTTTTGTTGTTAGTTGTCTGCACGTTTGTAATGTAGTTGAGTTAGTCCGGTGTCAAATGTTTTTACGTTTACAAGTTGCAGTTTT
This window contains:
- a CDS encoding protein-tyrosine phosphatase family protein, translated to MIILKNITDYINRVEKLNEIDINELNLFIQQVDDLIKENKENGKIYGSFRGQLLRIKKSLQDKNSLIIKKQERYSSPNKQSQWVAISKGFLKIGHKPGGKKLSFKQLFHEGTTTIFTILSEREGALQIQKNCEELGIKWLWLPLPNGDIPNEILIPEIIYKFKIVKALLENQEKIYLHCSAGLHRTGMITNGLLRFLGYDETESYQIINQLRPITAKEVGKIRLDFGKQFYDLTIN
- a CDS encoding thioredoxin family protein, with translation MKTIKILGTGCPKCKQTEANVREAVSQLGIEANIIKVEDIQEIMAYNVLSTPVLVIDEQIKIKGKVAQVNEIVELLK